A region of the Mercenaria mercenaria strain notata unplaced genomic scaffold, MADL_Memer_1 contig_3547, whole genome shotgun sequence genome:
GACACCAGCTTCCAAATTTTTTCAACGtagatattcactgttacagtatGGTGACACAAATTAGacttttttcaagtgaatgggttcTCCTAAATTTCGTGAGTGGGGAATATTTTTTCTgtgtacaaaataaataatgcagatatttttACTAAACCGATTTCTTTgactcgctttgaggctttgcctatttcattttaaactattaaagtttttcCTACAAAACACCGACTCCAAATTTAActtatgatgcgatgcacgtgacgttgcgcggaaaaaactgaataaatttggttaaaacctaaaaatgcaaaataaatgggaaaattttgttttttagtgaAGGTCGAAAAAAATTtaactcgtgaacaccataatttttaTTTCCACGCTCGTGAAAATTTTTGCTTATAGTGTTAAACCtcggaaaaaaaaataatttttcaatttacactaaaacaaacaatacccctaatttttatttttagtttgaaaattacCATTTTGTATAATCATAAAAAATGCTTTCATTTGTTCatataaaaaacatcaaaaaaaaaatacacaaaatttttcCTTTATACCGCTAACAATTAAGATACACTACTCGTTTAacttcaaaagttttcttttaaCGGGCCTTTAAACATCATTTTGGTTTTGAccgaaaaacaaattttttccgCCCCAAACAATTTGTTTTCGGTCATCCAAACCCGAACGTTTTAACCCCTTTAACCGACACTTTTTAGTTAAACGATACCGTCATGGAAATTttaaagaatacagttatttttgtGGCGCGTCTTGAACGAATTTCGTTTGAATAATTTTCCGACCGATCAGGGAAAAGCAATAAACGGGAAAGTAGGACAAAAGGGGCCAGTCAAAGACAATCAAAAAATCATTCAATCTTTCTTTCTCTCACATTTTAACTTAAAAGGGAATTTGCCGAGTATCTTTATGTTAAttatgttttctgaaaatttaaattactgttaaatgatttatgtttttattttcttaattgacAGTCCCCAAATCTTTTcgtaaaacattatttttgtccCTCTTGAAGACCCACCACACCTAGGCCAATTTTTTCACTcaaaaaaacttcagaaaatcatttttaaaataacggGTAATTTACAGTTATACAAAAAGCTTTCAGGTGACTTTAAAGGGCCACCCTGAATAAAGGTTTTAACACTTCCCTCTGCAAATTTATTCAGAAATCTCTGttcgaaatttttcaaaaatatacataaataactattttacactgaaagacaaaattttaattaacaaaaacactttatttcttttaaattttgctacttattaaataaatgttaagatTTTTACACACTTTGCCGGGCCTTATACATTCACTGTCgatttgtaactttttatttgagcctgccatgggaaaaccaacataggggctGACCCCGACCACCTGTGCTCCGGCAGTCGGTCGGGACCAGCGTTCGCTAAGggtttccttttttaaattgataGGCTTAAAACGAACAGCAGGGACCCCCTGACCAACTGCGCATATCCAGGCGGCTGGATCCAGCGggcgcaaacccattatgttggttttctcaggcaCGGCCACTTTCTATTCTCTTTTTCTTCAGAAAAGCATGTATAATTTACCACATGGAGACCAAAAAAGACATAATTTTGTGGTCCCTTTCCTAAAGATCCGGGTGACTTAGTGCCTTTTTTTTCCTCCcgcatgaacttcgtgaaaaaaTCATGCTGaaatacaactattctacaaaatggcagcaaaaattttaaaaccctttcccGAATAAAAGGGTTCACAACGTTCTTTAAAGCATATAAAAATAACTACTTACAATGTAGAAACAAACCTAAACCACCTTAATGCATAAAgtaacgaaaataaaaaaaaactatttcctttttttaaaagcgTCATTTTTTTActtcatggaaataaaaaaagaacacagtttttttttttcttatttttctttttttttttttttttttttttggtttggcgAAAAAAAGAGCTCTTTACATAACGAACATTTTCCACAAATTAGAAAGACAGATCGGACCTGGTTATTACTTAGAAGAACCTAGGACCGATTTATCTCTCTAAAGATTTGAATTTATTACTGATGTAATTTTTACAAtacaaattttggaaaatttttgctATAATGTAACACGAGGGTTTACCGCAATAAATTGATACAGTTTCGTACTGACGAAAATTGATTTAAGGACAAAttgtttaaacaaagttttagttctgtttcaataaaaaatttcttggTCATATCTGCATgccaacataaaaaaaaacaaattttcaatttttctctGTTGCCAAAAGTTCTAATTAGggctaaaaaatcaaaaaagctGTTACTAATTAATTGCAAAGATAAACATATCAGTTAACTGGCAAAATTCCCATCAAGCCGCAATATCATTTAAGCAAAAATATTTCAGCTTTATTATTTTACAGCATGATGTATTATTGCGAAAATGTGGGAAACTCATGCGCACACATCAACACAAAGCTGCTTCATGCTGCAAGTATCACGACTGCATTAGTTACTGCAGTAACGTTATGATTCAGTACTTGAAAACTAAAGAAATCAAACGCAAgcagtttttttatctttctttcttttgGCACAAACatgctgattttttaaaaatagttcagaCTTAAATATATCAGACAAACATATATCAATTCAATTTACACACTTTAAAAAAGTTATCAGAAAAAGAAACTTTCACAATTTTCTCAGATTAAATTTCAATGTTAGAATCCGCTCCCTcagtagggttttttttttaatcatgtcAGAAAGCATGAcaactttaaaaagatatttaaaggcGTCTTGGGGATTTCGTTAGGGTTGCTTTCCCCTCTACCCCTACAACTATTatgtaaaatttagcaaaagtaAAATACCTTTTATAGTTAACAAACCGGAAGCCGAAGGACTTGATCATCTATGATTCAACCTAAACGCTCAACATATATTTTTCACTACACGCTGGagccctttttttttcattagttcaAATACTTAGAATCATTAAAAACTTAAGACTCAAAAAATTTTATAATGAACCAGATCGTTTGAAGTTTTTTGATATGGTAATTTTCCCGGGCTTTCGTTCATTATTGTTCAACAACATTTCTGATAAAAGGGCTCAAGTCAACGGGGGAAATTGCTTTGGATTTTTCTTACTAATAATCTTTTCTAAcctaatttacatttttttttcaaaatttttcttcaatttaaaaaaaattttggggatgGGAAAAAGTAGGGTCGAAACGGGTAATGGAAAAAAATTCTATTCTAGAcctaattaaaattttttttataaatttttccaAAAGCTTTTTAAGCAAATAGCAagatgattttttattatttttagctgacaATTTTATACTTTTCATCTTGAAAGTAAGggatattttaaaaaacatttttttcaaaacagttaaTTACATTacaatacctttattttttttccacaaGAGGgttaatttgaaaacaataaaattttttttcccgttATAACACTCGCCCCGGGAATTTGTTTAAAAAGGAACATCACCCACcggttttaattcatttttttcatcCCTCCAAAACAGGTAAAGTCAAgacaaacagaaataattttgaaGAGACGTTTAAACAATATTAAGGTATAATATCTTTTTAATATCATCGTCCAGTTGGACAAACCGAAtggattttcatttgaaaaacatCTTGTGAACTTTGGGTTAAATAACAGCGCCAggatatcattttaaaaacatcAGGTATggtatatcatttaaaaaaaaaccctgccaaaaacttttaattatttaaaacatttgacagagttgacaatactataaaaacgattttttttaaagtcgGGCCTTTTGTAAACAGCAAAAGTTGGTAAAGTGGGCAGTACATGGGGAAACGCGACGACGATACAAGCGGACAGTAAGAAGTGAAAGTATAATGGAAAGCGCGACATACGATAGGGAATGTACATGGGAAAGCGCGACTTTTCAGGAAAGCGGGCCGTAAGGGGTGAAAAATTAAATGAAGACGACATCAGGTAAAGCGTAAGTGCGATGTGAAAAACAATGGGAACGCGACAGTAATGGGGAAACTCAAGATGAAGCGCGCAGTGCGATGGTAAAGCGTACAGTGCGATGGGAAACCAATGGTAAGCGCGCAGTACGATGGTCGCGGTTGGTAAAGCGGACATGCAGGTGAAAATACAATGGttaagcgcgacagtgcgatggtaaCCGCGACAGAATGGTGAAACTACAATGgggaagcgcgacagtgcgaagTAAACACACAGTATAGGTGAAAAATACATGGGGAAGCGCGAAAAGTgcgtgaagcgcgacagtacgatgattaAACAACAATCTTTTTACCATTATAAGAAATTTCAATCTCCTTTAAAAATGTCTGTACACTGCTTTCGCCCCTTAAAAAATCCCTCTTTTTCAAAAACGTAAAATTTCTACAGCTATTAAAAATTTTTTCGAGCGGGTAAAGCTTGCAGTTTCGAATGTAGTTTCACTAAATCGCATAGCCAGGGgatcttttctgttttaaaaacacccaattttcacaaaaatcttaagtaattcctagttaaactgtttttttttaaaaccgctattgttaaaattgtttttaagttgatttttttttatacccaagtattttttatgtgttttgaCCATGAAATTATTCTTATGGTCTGATATAgagaaaaagtcaacattgagaTGCATAAAAgggaaaaacaaacattttcaaatatcagACTTAGCAAGCAAATTACTAaaatttttttcgtgaaattgggggcCTGGAAATCACGAGATAGCTAAGTTAGCCTAAACCTTCAGAATTTACGAAGTAGTTCTGTTAATGCTTTAGATAATCATATTAGTTAAATGTAACGTATTAACCAAATAATGTAAGATTTCATTGGGTTTTTGAAGCGAATTTAACAGAAGACTAAGCCCCCGATTTTTCTGGGTGCGGGGTGTCCGTCAACAAAACACTGCGCAAAATGAGATCAAGGTCGCATAAGGGAATAGCTTATCGGGGGGTATTTTTTGCCAAAGATTTCTTCTTAATAATTTTAATTCCGTCTTCAAACTGGAAACCAAAAAGAGTAcgcctttaaattttttagaaaaattaaatataaccaaaaaaagaaaaaataaaatcgatGGTTATTTTTTTgactttggaaaatttttttcaccccaaaaaaaaacgtatttcccggactatttcacattaaaaaaaaaacgcattgcGAAACCTTTACGAGTTTTATTCACAGATTTGATTTTATCCTCTTatggaagataaaaaaaaatgtgttttgtttcaCATCAAAATGTAGTGACAGCACTGATTATCATATTtaacagtgtaaaataaaacGAATTAATTTGAATAGCATTACACTATTCAAGCATAATACTAGACGGTTGAAAATAGTACCGTGTATCATCACCATTcgtctgtaaaattatagatgCAGAACCGCCGTTAGATCATAAAGATGTCAGCATAAAAGATGAGGTATTGTTATTGAAGCCACTTATCCTTATAACCTAGAATGAAACAttgaacaggctcgatcaaacTTTATGAATGATTGCATCTCTGTTGTTGGTTTAATTATTATGAATGAAAATGGGAAAGTAGCActtataaatttgatatatttcataaCATGTCTCAAAGAAAATCACATGAACAAAACCAATTTACAACTGtcagaaatttgataaaaatctacATTGAATAATTTTTATCCGTTAATCTATTTTCTTCTACATTTCActaaactaaattttattttcagcgtTTTGTGGTTTCACCATGGAATCTAAAGCTGCGGTTAATTTCAATGAGCGTCTCAATAAAGTCATAATCAGTCTTTATGCTTTATCATCATCATATGTCCATTTTCATCATTCATTGATCAAAAGCAATTCATTAATAACAATTCATTCATCATCATAATTCACCATCGTGATTATCGGTATTATCATCAACAGTCATAATCATCGTTATAATTTTAACCAGTTTTCACTCATTAACATCAATATTCATGACATCATGCTGATTATCATTCATCAGTCATCATTATCATCTATTCAATCGTGTTTTAAATACCTCCATTTCTTCAATTTTACAAACTTTCAGAAATGTTAAAAAGCCCTATAAAATTataacgagttcggtgacctgtgctgtttcttttctgtttgacatagaaattaatGTTCTTTAAGCTTACAGAGTATAAAAAGATTCTTACCGGTAGAAAGATAAACGATTCTACAACCTTAACACgatatattttctacattttggaCTGCAGAAAGAAACACCTTCTCTTATTACATCTTATCTATCGTTTCGTCAGACAGTTGTCTTTATTCCTTTGTTTCTTGGCTATCGAATTTGAGAAACGTTATGTCTTTTAAACCTGTTCTTTCGAGTATGTCAGGAAAATATGTCGCTGCAAATCGAACTCTTGTGCCACCCAAAAGAATACAAGCAGCTTCTAAATCGCTTTCTTTTTGCCTGAATACAAGAGATCCGGAATCACTTTCTTTTGCAAAACTACTATTAGAAACAATTTCACACTGTCCATACCATGTCTCACCGTCAATATTATTAAATGTTCTTTTCCCTAGGAATATCCCGGTCGTAAGTAGGGTTCTACATCCGTACTTAATAACTTCCTCTCCACATTTCAAATCTTCGTCAATGATCTTTCCAGAATTAAAACGAAAGTCCCTTTCTGTCGAAGCGCCTTCTGTTTCTGTTTTAAGTATAACTGAAAACAATTGAAAAGTAAATACATCAACTAAAATCCGAAACATATTTGGTTTAAAAAAGTTTATTCTGTAAGAAACTTGCAAACATAAACTTTGAGCATTATTcacttatttttttctaatgaataTGTACCATAATGCAAAACAGAAATACAGATTTATATAAATAACGATTGCATGGCGTTGTCAATAATATACACGGAACATAATCAAAGAATGTCGTCTGAAAGAGCAATTAAGTGTTAACCTCTCTTAAACGTTCCTGAATCATCAACATATGGGAATTCAGTTGTGTTTGGAATCCGTTCTGCATCAATTTTCACGACGGCAAAATCAACTCCAGTATAATCAAATGTACTCCCTAGTGCGTATAATGCCATCTCAACAGTGCCAAGATATTCATCCATTTCACAGCTGGCTTGGTATACTTTCCTTTCCTCCAGACGTTTTACAATTATGTCGAGCCTAGATACTTCTTCTTTCTGTTTCATCACACTCAACTCTAAATCCTCTCCAATATAAATTTTCTCATCTCTTTGCATTTCCTTCAACGTTTTGTCAGGAAAAAGAATGTGTGCACATGTAAATCCATATATAGTAGAATTTGAACCAAGTATAAATCCACCAAGAGTGCCTGCATTGCAAACCCAGGATGAATGACCGGACCCAGGAAGACCACTGCTTTCAATTTTGCAACCAATGCGTACGTTGTCGTGTTTTTCTGAAGGAAGTTTTCCTCTAAATTTAACTGCAATTCCTTCTCGTACATCCACTGGTATGCCGTTGATTTCCCGAGGCAGAGGCTTACTCCCAATAGGTATCCAGTTCTTATGCATGACAAGTATAACTACACATGGATCATTTACTAAACATGGGGGGTTTCCACGTTGGTAGTTTTGTGATCTGTACATACTAGTGGTAATCAATGTAATATTTTTTGTCTCTTTCATTAGTCGTTCGGAATGGTCCGATATTACTTTATTCAGATTGATTTCAACATGACTTATGTTTACAGGTGGGCCGTGGCTCATCAGAATTTCTTTTACAACATCTTCGTCTTCTTCACTACAGTCTTCAATACGCACGATCTTTATTGGATATACTTCATTCAAGGGTTTTAACCCTGCCTCAGACTGCCTTGTAAATACAAGAAAACAATAGTTGCTCTCCGAATTCTTTCTATCATCATATGCCGCATACACTCGAAGTATGTGTGGTGACTGCTTCTTTATGTACTCTGAAACCAATGCAAAGATATCCCCAAGAAGTTCAGAAGAGCGCTCAAAGATTCTGTATGCAGCATCGAGATGTATTGAACTTGGAATACAGTTTTCCTGAATGAGTTTCTTTATTTGACTTTCGTTTTTAGACTGTAAGCAGGATTCCCATTCATCTTCTGTAAGGGAAGAAAAGAATACAATTTTCATCATACTTTCTTGTAAACAAAAAGACATATCTGACCATGACACAGAATATGAAACTACTtattttgtcctcgtgtgtttccTTTGTACGCgagtgtgtttgtagtgtgcaagtctgcgtgctgtgagtttcgttttggggaggctgcgttttttgaacatGGCATTTCCattttttgatatttgtccttgtttttttcgGGGTGGAGTGATAACAGTAACCTGCATTTCGAGTTTATGATTCTACTAATGAGGCTTATATGTCATCTGTtctcatttatattattatttcaatCTGAATAAAACCATCTCCTATTAATGCTACGCACTGgaccaatcagagccttgctttcaacgtTTTGAAAGagaaatttaaagtttaaaaatcgACATTTTACCTAGGATTCTAGTTTTCGATTATCACGGGTTTATAATTCTTATGGCTGTGCCCCCATGTTGTTTTTAACATAGACTAAATAAGACATGCATATGctcatgttataaaacatttaatgtatTGAAGCTAACATAATTTAGCCTG
Encoded here:
- the LOC123532426 gene encoding uncharacterized protein LOC123532426 isoform X1; translated protein: MSFCLQESMMKIVFFSSLTEDEWESCLQSKNESQIKKLIQENCIPSSIHLDAAYRIFERSSELLGDIFALVSEYIKKQSPHILRVYAAYDDRKNSESNYCFLVFTRQSEAGLKPLNEVYPIKIVRIEDCSEEDEDVVKEILMSHGPPVNISHVEINLNKVISDHSERLMKETKNITLITTSMYRSQNYQRGNPPCLVNDPCVVILVMHKNWIPIGSKPLPREINGIPVDVREGIAVKFRGKLPSEKHDNVRIGCKIESSGLPGSGHSSWVCNAGTLGGFILGSNSTIYGFTCAHILFPDKTLKEMQRDEKIYIGEDLELSVMKQKEEVSRLDIIVKRLEERKVYQASCEMDEYLGTVEMALYALGSTFDYTGVDFAVVKIDAERIPNTTEFPYVDDSGTFKRVILKTETEGASTERDFRFNSGKIIDEDLKCGEEVIKYGCRTLLTTGIFLGKRTFNNIDGETWYGQCEIVSNSSFAKESDSGSLVFRQKESDLEAACILLGGTRVRFAATYFPDILERTGLKDITFLKFDSQETKE
- the LOC123532426 gene encoding uncharacterized protein LOC123532426 isoform X2, with protein sequence MSFCLQESMMKIVFFSSLTEDEWESCLQSKNESQIKKLIQENCIPSSIHLDAAYRIFERSSELLGDIFALVSEYIKKQSPHILRVYAAYDDRKNSESNYCFLVFTRQSEAGLKPLNEVYPIKIVRIEDCSEEDEDVVKEILMSHGPPVNISHVEINLNKVISDHSERLMKETKNITLITTSMYRSQNYQRGNPPCLVNDPCVVILVMHKNWIPIGSKPLPREINGIPVDVREGIAVKFRGKLPSEKHDNVRIGCKIESSGLPGSGHSSWVCNAGTLGGFILGSNSTIYGFTCAHILFPDKTLKEMQRDEKIYIGEDLELSVMKQKEEVSRLDIIVKRLEERKVYQASCEMDEYLGTVEMALYALGSTFDYTGVDFAVVKIDAERIPNTTEFPYVDDSGTFKRETEGASTERDFRFNSGKIIDEDLKCGEEVIKYGCRTLLTTGIFLGKRTFNNIDGETWYGQCEIVSNSSFAKESDSGSLVFRQKESDLEAACILLGGTRVRFAATYFPDILERTGLKDITFLKFDSQETKE